CAATCCACACCActcattttaaagcattttaacagtaaatgaaaaaataatcccacgcagtcccgcaaggcaggcttctcgctgctcccttacagtgtctcctctcttgctccggccaggaacaaaacggagtcacgtgatgtcacctgggcggagcaagagaagagacactgtgagggagcagcgagaaggcagtcgtgcgggactgcgtgggaactctgcagttcaggtaaggaggtgggtgTTATTggccacattgcgggagcgggcaaaaaaaataaaaaaataaatcagcgggagcgggattaaaaaagccgtcCCGTGCAGGGCTCTACCACGGATCTTAAATCTTAATAAAAGACTCTTGATTTGtttctgacaaaaaaaaaaaccttgtcttataaacaCGGTATTACTGTACCTCACTGATAGATCCATGAATAAATCTCAACAAATGTAACTATGCGTTATACATATTATCAAGCTCTTTTTAAAGGCAGAATCTCACTGGAATTAGTCCTCCATTATGCATGATGAAGCTTGGGAAGTTGAAGCTATCCCTCTTCAGTAAATTCTTGTTTTGTAAAACTATTAACTACTGAACAGATCACCAGGATGATTAGTGCTCATTGAAGTGAGAAATGTTTAATATCATGgacacataataaaaaaagttaaaatgctaGCATAAACAATTACTTTAAGCTACTGACCTGGCTGGAGAACCTCCAGGACTTAGAACCTTGTAAGGAGACATTATAACAGTAGGGGGGCCAGTTTGTCTGCGGCCATCTCGTGTGTGGTAGTAGTTGTCTGCCAACTTGTGACTGGGTCCAACTGGTAGAGTTGGGGGTGGCTGGGTTCTAAGAGTAACCAGATGTTATTTATTTGACATATTAACTAAAATtctcattttctttcaaaaccaaaACGTTTCCATATTCTAAATTTAAAAAGGGACACTATCTGGCCACATATTTTGTGGCTGTGACACTCACACCGGCATATATACAACGTGCAAGGTAAAGCCCTGGCAGATGTATAGACCTcacaaaggagagagaaaaaaaaatagttcatatACAACCAGTCCTGTGTCTTGGTTGGGCTAAATCAGCGGCTACCAAGTGCTTTGGCATACATTGCATTTGCAATGCACTAGAGATTTTGGGACGCCGTCGGGCAGAGTGGTTCTCTGTGTGGGTCCTAGTGCAGCACAATTGTGAAAGTGGTGTTAGGCAAGTAGAAACATTAATAGTCCTATATAGAGCCAGGCACTAGAAATAgatattattgtatttgttaGAATTGGCAACGTCATGAGAGACAGAGAATTCTATTAGGTTTCTCCTatataaaaactaatttttgGAATATGAAAACATTACTAAAACTAGGACAAGAAAAATTAAAGCTACATATGGTTTTCAATTGGTttggaagaatatatattttcattctaTCCTATTtccagaaataccttttatagatgGCTTTAAAGTATCccatatatttttcagagaAACAGTATGTGTGTTTCAAGTTGCAGACTACTTTATGGTTTCTACAGCTTAATCAGATCATAtgttataatgttttattatttacattgtcCTTTAAGTGGGAACCACGTCACTGCATTTAAAGCAAGAACAGAAATGTAAAGGTGGTTGCAAAGTTTAAACAAATCATCAATTACATATATAACAATGTAAATTCAATAATGCTAattgtttgttaaaataaagacacacaagaagaagaaaagaaaaaacctgaagtACTCCGCACCTCTTTGCGATTTCAGTATAACGCAGCTGTAATTTAGTTTGAAGATTATGCTGCCGGATAAAACACAGTGAAAGTTAGCATTATATACTAACATCCTCATACTTcagtttaagaaaaaataaataaaatatatatatcttatacacacacaggaAAACAAAGGATGCTAAAAGTCACATTCATGTAGGAGCTATTTTCATGATTCTGCACAGTTCCAGTGCATtacgattatatatatatatatatatatataatcatccaGTCCCTCTGATCTGCACCTAGTAAAACACAcgaatattaaacaaaaatatattttttatgctacATAATAACTAATACCACTACCATCCAAAAAAAACTCTCACCCGTCAGAGTGTCATTTAACGGAAGCTTTAACTTTCATAAACTATAACATATCAATTTAACATATTACCCCAGAAGCCCAATTCCGTAACCTCTGGATGAATTTAGTTGCAGTCGCCATGTTTCCTTGTCAAGGACAGGGGAGGTGCTGCGGTGAAACTGAGGCTGTCATGGGCTTTATGGGTTTTACACAACAACGTTAAACAAACGTGACCGACACCAACATGCCAAATAACATATCACTAGAACCCTATAAAATACCGagaattcaatttatgcccacAAAGTTACAATTATTTGCGAAATCTGTTTCGGAGGTTTTTAGGTGCCAGGCTCAAATATGGCTGATGGTGTATACTTCCAAGCGTCAAAATGGCTACAAAGTGCTTCCTACTCTCCGCCCTTTTCCTGGACGTTAAAGGGCCGCCTTCCAGAGTCTATAAAAGGTGGCGCCTAAACCACGTGACCCCTCttctgactccagcagccacaATGGAAGCCAGCCGCGTGCAGCCCATCAAGCTTGCTCGGGTAAATTCCTAGTTAGGCGGTTTGAGGGGAGGTCAGAACGCAATGGTTGATAGGATTGAGCGGAGGGAGTGTGGAGCCCCAAGTATGTGTTTGCTGGGCATTGCTTTTATCGGACTGATGGAGCAAGCGATAGGAATGGTGCATGGTTCCCGTTCCGGGCCTGGCAGCGTGGATTGCTGTACGCTCTATACGTTTATCTTCTGCGTGGCTCTTTTGGGAATGTCTCTACTTACCATCAGTAGGGTTATCGCCCTCGCGACTGAGCTTTAGTTACATTTCCCCTTTTAGTAACTTGCAATGATAAATAACCTGCTTTTTGTTAAATTGCGCGTACACATCATAGCTAAAGTAAGAGCGTTTGGGTAGGGCCCTCATCCCCTGGTTCTTGAGTCGAATtgtatactacttatgtcctgtttactccttgtacagcgccgcggaatatAATGGcggtatataaaacataattatgcaGTAGATTCGTTGGCACAAGTAAAGATGTGTTGTACACTGCGCATCACTTAAGCTTATGAAACGCTCCATTTAATCGGTAAAGTAGCTTTCCTGGCTAATCtgggaataaattaaaacaatcctttatGGTGTAAACGAAACAAAATGCTATAGATGTTACATAGTTTGGCCAACTCAGATTGAGCCCAAATAGGCCTCTTGAGCTCTGGACGTATATCTGATTTTCTTTGTTGGCTCCATAAGTTACTTTCACAAGAGGCTACTTAAGTATATTCaagtaactatttttttatttgaaacgcAAACATACGTTTACAGATGTTGCCCATTGACTACTTTTGGTGTTGCATTTGCAGACCTGTTCTGCTCTTTACTGTGgcagtaacatttttatttttcaaatactcTATTAAAATGAAGGTTTGCATAGTGGTCTTTACGTCACACTATTTTGGTTTTTGATACTTGGTCATCTAATGTACGAGAGTCATTATTTACCATACTATGCTGTTGGATAACTTTTGTtcatagtattttatttatttatttaggtaaCAAAAGTCCTTGGAAGAACAGGATCTCAGGGACAATGTACCCAGGTGAGGATCATTTTGAGTATCTAAATATCAGATGtgattattaatacatttaaagtgaTGTATGTGTgaagtaaaacacacacacttaattaGATCATAATGGTGCAATCATGACTCGGCAGTGAAGTTGATTCTGAGCTAGCAGCAAACTATTAGcgtttgttaaaaatgttgtCTGTGCAGTgtgttaaaattatatttaactccaaggaaattaataaatatctGGTTAAAGTGCTGGAAAATGGGAAGGAGATGGGTGATTTTAGGAAAAGGTCACCCCATCAGTGTAACTATAAGGTACTAATGAGGTCTTTGCAGAGAATCTTCACCTCACAGAGTCTGGAACAATAGGGCacttattaaaactaaagcagcCAAGTGTCCAACAAAGTACAGACTTAATGGTTAGCGCGTAAAGCTGGGATGTAGTAAGTATTGATGTGATGACTGCAGGTACTGTGGTGGCTATACAGAATAAACTACATTGGCTTTTTGCTTGCTAGTTTACCTGCGACTG
The DNA window shown above is from Spea bombifrons isolate aSpeBom1 chromosome 1, aSpeBom1.2.pri, whole genome shotgun sequence and carries:
- the NDUFA7 gene encoding NADH dehydrogenase [ubiquinone] 1 alpha subcomplex subunit 7, with the protein product MATATKFIQRLRNWASGHNLQTKLQLRYTEIAKRTQPPPTLPVGPSHKLADNYYHTRDGRRQTGPPTVIMSPYKVLSPGGSPASADTAVTASTKKPVTPGTPPPELQLSRDEPYL